One Oncorhynchus keta strain PuntledgeMale-10-30-2019 chromosome 34, Oket_V2, whole genome shotgun sequence genomic window, tgttgtccgggcctctggcagtctctatgggggtatcacagggttaaattcttgggccgactcttctctgtatacatcaatgatgtcgctcttgctgctggtgagtctctgatccacctctacgcagacgacacaattctgtatacttctggcccttctttggacactgtgttaacaaccctccagatgagcttcaatgccatacaactctccttccgtggcttccaactgctcttaaatacaagtaaaacgaaatgcatgctcaTCAATCGATCgttgcctgcacctgcccgcccgtccagcatcactactctggacggttctgacttagaatatgtgaacaactacaaatacctaggtgtctggttagactgtaaactctctttccagactcatatcaaacatctccaaatccaaatctagaataggcttcctatttcgcaaacaaagcatccttcactcatgctgtcaaacataccctcgtaaaactgaccatcctaccgatcctcgacttcggcgatgtcatttacaaaatagcctccaataccctactcaataaattggatgcagtctatcagtgccatctgttttgtcaccaaagccccatatactacccaccactgcgacctgtacactctcgttggctggccctcgcttcatactagtcgccaaacccactggctacaggtcatctacaagaccctgctaggtaaagtccccccttatcttagctcactggtcaccatagcagcacccacctgttgcacgcgctccagcaagtatatctctctggtcacccccaaaaccaattcttcctttggccgcctctcctcccagttctctgctgccaatgactggaacaaacaaaaacctctgaaactggaaacacttatctccctcactagctttaagcaccagatgtcagagcagctcacagattactgcacctgtacatagcccatctataatttagcccaaacaactacctcttcccctattGTATTTATTTTGCACCCCATTACTTCttctttgcacattcttccacttcaaatctaccattccagtgttttacttgctatattgtatttacttcgccaccatggacttttttttgcctttacctcccttatctcacctcatttgctcacattgtatatagacttatttttctattgtattattgactgtatgttttttttactccatgtgtaactctgtgttgttgtatgtgtcgaactgctttgctttatcttcgccaggtcgcaattgtaaatgagaacggtccttctgtagctcagttggtagagcatggctcttgtaacgccagggtagtgggttcgattcccgggaccacccatacgtagaatgtatgcacacatgactgtaagtcgctttggataaaagcgtctgctaaatggcatatattatattattatatattattctcaacttgcctacctggttaaatatatttatttattttaagtaCAGATGCATCTTGCATTTTTCTAAACTGCAGGTTAAAGTTTTGACCAAGGGCTATCTATTCTTGCCACAGGTTAAAGTATAACATAAGCAAGCATTGACAAGATGTAAATTATTTGGGCATTGAAAATGTTTCGGTATCGTTGTTGCTTGGAGGGACTTTAAAGAGTAAATAAAAATTATATACAAAATACAACAAGTTTACGTTTAAGATTCAGACaaattaacaatacatttactttTTTTGTTTAAAGCAGTGTTTGTATAATATCTACAATTCTGAACCATAGTTCCATAACAGAGCAAGAAAAAAAATCACAGTGAGAAAAAAAAGCACAATGTTTGATCCCTCTGCCGTATTGGACTAGATATGAGGACCAGGTGCTTTTTGAGTGTAAACATCAATAGAATTTCCAGCAaatcccttcactggaactctAGCAAGACAGAGTAAGTTAGACAAGCATCCTTACTTATTCCTATGAATAAAGCCATCAAAGGTCTCATAGACCATCAGTTGCCCAGCCAATCAGGCCTGTGAGTGCAGCAGAGAGGAAGGGTTTCAGTCTGAGGGGGGAGTGATTGGTTTTCCCTCATCACTCCAGCTTTCCCATCAGAGATTCCATGGAAGACAGGAAGCTGGCGTCAAACTCCTGGTCGGAGAAACGGTCTACAGACCGTCGAGCATTGCGCCGGATCTCCAGCCGTGCCGACGGCGACAGTGCCAGGATGGTCTCCATGGCAGTAGCGTAGCTGTCCTCGCTGTCGGCCAGGAAGCCAGTCTGGCCGCCCTCATAGGGAACCACAATGTCCAGCTTGGGGCCGCCGGACTTGTGAGCCAGAATGACTGTCCCTGCAGCCATACATTCTACCACAcctgagacaggagagagaggatgcagagTAGGAACTGGGATCAGATGAATATGTTTGGAATGTATAACACTTCTCTTAAAAACAGAAGATAATAAGATGGTATAGATAAAAATGAATACCTATGCCAAAATGCTCATTCCACATGGTGTGCAGACCAATGGTGGCATCCACCAGCTCCCTCTTTAACTCATCAAAGGGAACGTTAAGTTTAAACTCAACTCTTTCTGTCACACCCAGCTCCTGGCACAACCCCCTCAGCATCAGCACTCTATCATCATCCTCCTGGTTACGGCAGCCACCAATCAACACCAGCCTCAGAGAATCCCGCCCTCCTGGACCTACCCCTTTCCTGTCCAGAAGCTTCCGGAAGGCCCTAATCTGCAGCCGGTGGTCTTTCTCTGGTCGGAACTGACCCACGGACACTATCGAATGGCACTTCCTGTCATCGAGCCCCTCCCCTTCCACCTCATCCTCCAATGGGATGTTGAGGAAGGAGCGGACGTCACAGGGAGGGTAGACCACACCGGTGCGGCTGGGTGCGCGCCACAGGGCCAGGATGTGGCCCAGTGTCCAGGTAGAGTTGACCATGACGACGTCGCTGCAGGAGCCAGCTAGGCCGTAGATCAGAGCAAAGGCACAGTAGTACATCACCTTGGCCATACTAAGAAGAGGGTTAGCAGAGATGTAGTCTGCATTGTTGAACCTGTTGGGATTATAGGAGGGAGTGTATAATCACAAATACTGCAGAGGAAAATTACAAGTTTGATAACAAAAACATCAACCAAACTATTAACGAATACATTATCTGTGTCACAATAAATAACCATATCAACATGCTTTATGCAATTAAAATAAACAGTTCCGACCttgggtttctctctctcaccacagaCAGCATGTCAGTACTGACGGTGGGGTAGTGCACATAGCTGCCCACCCTGCATCCTCCCAGGTAGCGGAAGATGGGCAGAGTGAAGGCATAGCCCATGGAGTCCATATAAAGGTCTGGTACAAAGGCAGTGAGGGCCTCCCAGCCCAGGAACATTGAGCCCATGCTCTGCCCCAGCAGGGTGAAGTGGGGGTAGGAGCTAGCCTCCACCAGGAGACGGTTCTTCAGGAATATGAAAGTCACTGGATGAGGCAGCCTGACGTTGAAGCGTTGTTGGGCGCCCTCGAGGATCTGCTCCCCTGTCACCCCATGGTCACCGGTGTACACAACGAATGAAACGTTTGGGTATCTACAGGAGGGAAGACATAGAAGAGACATAACATATCAAGAAGATAGGTTATTAAGCTCCACTAATGCATTAAAATCTAACTATAGGCTCAGACTGCGTAAACCTACCTATTCTGAAGAGCTCTGAGGGCACACCAGAGCACCCGCTCCCCACCCCCTCCTGCATTGCAGTAAGGGTGGAAGAAGGCCACAGTTGGGGAACTGTTCTGAGCCAGGCGGGCTTTCCGACTCCTCTGCAGCCATATTCGGACACCCATGACGAGTAGAAACAGGAGCAGCGCCAGCACCAAGCTCAGATACACGCATGGCAACACCATGGACCATAGTAATCTGTTTTCAAgacaaaacatttacatttacatttaagtcatttagcagacgctcttatccagagcgacttacaaattggtgcatgcaccttatgacatccagtggaacagccacttgcatctaaatcttttttttgggggggggggtgagaaggattacttacccttacttaccctatcctatcCAAAACATAATAAAGGTTATACTACTAATTATAACACCatggtggctggctgactggttctGAGTAGCTAGCCAACTAGGAATTTAACTAGTTTTTGACAATGGTTTGTCTATACAAATTACTCCGATTGTAAAATGTCTTCTCTTCATAGATATGGCT contains:
- the LOC118366847 gene encoding GDP-Man:Man(3)GlcNAc(2)-PP-Dol alpha-1,2-mannosyltransferase-like isoform X2; the encoded protein is MVLPCVYLSLVLALLLFLLVMGVRIWLQRSRKARLAQNSSPTVAFFHPYCNAGGGGERVLWCALRALQNRYPNVSFVVYTGDHGVTGEQILEGAQQRFNVRLPHPVTFIFLKNRLLVEASSYPHFTLLGQSMGSMFLGWEALTAFVPDLYMDSMGYAFTLPIFRYLGGCRVGSYVHYPTVSTDMLSVVRERNPRFNNADYISANPLLSMAKVMYYCAFALIYGLAGSCSDVVMVNSTWTLGHILALWRAPSRTGVVYPPCDVRSFLNIPLEDEVEGEGLDDRKCHSIVSVGQFRPEKDHRLQIRAFRKLLDRKGVGPGGRDSLRLVLIGGCRNQEDDDRVLMLRGLCQELGVTERVEFKLNVPFDELKRELVDATIGLHTMWNEHFGIGVVECMAAGTVILAHKSGGPKLDIVVPYEGGQTGFLADSEDSYATAMETILALSPSARLEIRRNARRSVDRFSDQEFDASFLSSMESLMGKLE
- the LOC118366847 gene encoding GDP-Man:Man(3)GlcNAc(2)-PP-Dol alpha-1,2-mannosyltransferase-like isoform X1 produces the protein MFADRHNTIEEEEEQTATGKDEHLWAITNVTYHSGKMAGHDHHRDHLSLCLCDLIRLLWSMVLPCVYLSLVLALLLFLLVMGVRIWLQRSRKARLAQNSSPTVAFFHPYCNAGGGGERVLWCALRALQNRYPNVSFVVYTGDHGVTGEQILEGAQQRFNVRLPHPVTFIFLKNRLLVEASSYPHFTLLGQSMGSMFLGWEALTAFVPDLYMDSMGYAFTLPIFRYLGGCRVGSYVHYPTVSTDMLSVVRERNPRFNNADYISANPLLSMAKVMYYCAFALIYGLAGSCSDVVMVNSTWTLGHILALWRAPSRTGVVYPPCDVRSFLNIPLEDEVEGEGLDDRKCHSIVSVGQFRPEKDHRLQIRAFRKLLDRKGVGPGGRDSLRLVLIGGCRNQEDDDRVLMLRGLCQELGVTERVEFKLNVPFDELKRELVDATIGLHTMWNEHFGIGVVECMAAGTVILAHKSGGPKLDIVVPYEGGQTGFLADSEDSYATAMETILALSPSARLEIRRNARRSVDRFSDQEFDASFLSSMESLMGKLE